The Methanohalophilus portucalensis genome window below encodes:
- the gatE gene encoding Glu-tRNA(Gln) amidotransferase subunit GatE, whose product MNNDDYYRELGLKCGLEIHQQLDSKEKLFCRCPTTLRETEESNVEFYRYLRATESEMGEKDRAAVEQTRVNRKYIYKGYDTTCLVEYDEEPPRKLNSEALDIALVVAKLMNMRPVEQLHVMRKIVVDGSNTTGFQRTAFLANDGTIPTSLNEVGVDVLCIEEEAAQKIEDKKDSIVYSLDRLGIPLVEIGTAPDIITPAHARETAQVIGMLLRSTGKVKRGLGTIRQDVNISIAEGARVEVKGVQALDMIETIVELEVERQVNLLRIREMLQQRGAGVHNEIFDVTDVFRDTESKVIKRALKKGKVLAIRLIGFDGIIGEEVQPGRRLGTEFSDRAKPSGVGGIFHTDELPKYGITADEVESLKTAVGAVDGDAVVLVADSYKKAHGAMESVLIRAQEALEFVPEETRRALPDGNTAYMRPLPGASRMYPETDVPVIDISSSYFESVETPELLIDKSKRFTEEYNLNDELAEKIVYSKYLILFEKIMDRFALNDSIGATLVARTFTGRLPELRRDGIDVEKLQDDHFIALFDAIGEGKIAKEGIDELLRLLAEKPDLSINEALEKLGFSGIDTSEIESFAANLVRERADFVNEKGLGAVGPLMGIVMGQFRGKVDGKVVSDILKQKIEEHINS is encoded by the coding sequence ATGAACAACGATGATTATTACAGGGAACTTGGCCTAAAGTGCGGACTGGAGATACACCAGCAGCTTGATTCAAAAGAAAAACTGTTTTGCAGGTGCCCGACTACATTGCGTGAAACTGAAGAATCCAATGTGGAATTTTACAGGTATTTAAGGGCCACTGAAAGTGAAATGGGCGAAAAAGACCGTGCGGCTGTAGAACAGACCAGGGTCAATCGTAAGTATATTTACAAAGGCTATGATACTACCTGTCTTGTAGAATATGATGAGGAACCACCCCGCAAACTGAATTCCGAGGCTCTGGACATTGCCCTTGTGGTTGCAAAACTAATGAACATGCGACCAGTAGAGCAACTTCATGTAATGCGTAAAATAGTTGTTGATGGTTCCAACACAACCGGTTTTCAGCGTACTGCTTTTCTTGCAAATGACGGAACGATACCCACAAGTCTGAATGAGGTGGGTGTTGATGTACTGTGTATCGAAGAGGAAGCAGCCCAGAAGATAGAGGATAAAAAGGATAGTATTGTTTATTCCCTTGACAGGTTGGGTATTCCTCTTGTGGAAATTGGGACTGCTCCCGATATAATAACTCCTGCTCATGCCAGGGAAACAGCCCAGGTAATAGGTATGTTGTTGCGCTCTACCGGGAAGGTCAAAAGGGGATTGGGTACCATCCGCCAGGATGTGAATATCTCTATTGCTGAAGGTGCAAGGGTAGAGGTTAAGGGTGTACAGGCCCTGGATATGATCGAAACCATTGTAGAACTTGAAGTTGAAAGACAGGTTAACCTGTTACGTATCCGTGAAATGTTGCAACAGAGGGGTGCGGGCGTACATAATGAAATATTTGATGTAACTGATGTGTTCAGGGATACCGAATCCAAGGTTATCAAACGTGCGCTTAAAAAAGGAAAAGTCCTTGCAATCAGGTTAATCGGTTTTGATGGTATCATAGGAGAAGAAGTGCAGCCGGGAAGAAGGCTTGGCACGGAGTTTTCAGACAGGGCAAAACCTTCTGGTGTGGGTGGAATTTTCCATACCGACGAACTCCCGAAATATGGCATCACTGCAGATGAAGTGGAATCCCTGAAAACAGCTGTCGGAGCTGTTGATGGGGATGCAGTTGTACTGGTTGCCGATTCTTACAAAAAGGCACACGGTGCGATGGAAAGTGTACTTATAAGAGCACAGGAAGCCCTGGAATTTGTACCCGAGGAAACCAGACGGGCTCTGCCTGATGGAAATACTGCATACATGAGACCACTGCCGGGTGCTTCACGTATGTATCCCGAGACGGATGTTCCCGTAATTGATATATCCTCTTCTTACTTTGAATCCGTTGAAACCCCTGAACTTCTTATTGATAAAAGTAAACGGTTCACAGAAGAATACAATTTAAACGATGAACTTGCTGAAAAAATTGTTTACTCAAAGTATCTGATCCTTTTTGAAAAAATTATGGATAGATTTGCTTTAAATGATTCAATAGGTGCTACTCTGGTTGCACGTACTTTTACAGGCAGGTTGCCTGAACTTCGCAGAGACGGGATTGATGTCGAAAAACTACAGGATGATCACTTTATTGCCTTGTTTGATGCTATAGGAGAAGGCAAAATTGCCAAGGAAGGTATTGATGAATTACTACGCCTGCTTGCTGAAAAACCGGATTTAAGTATAAATGAAGCCCTAGAGAAGCTTGGGTTTTCAGGTATAGATACTTCTGAAATAGAATCCTTTGCAGCCAATCTTGTCAGGGAAAGGGCTGATTTTGTCAATGAAAAGGGATTGGGAGCTGTTGGTCCCCTTATGGGGATTGTAATGGGCCAGTTCCGTGGAAAAGTTGATGGAAAGGTTGTAAGTGACATCCTGAAGCAAAAGATTGAAGAACACATAAATAGTTAA
- a CDS encoding 4Fe-4S binding protein — MSEELEEECAVEQSLSVEKEMDVEGSHILYRQKTDKGTRTLDYDYKKCVGCGLCVRICPTEALEAGPIHEIATGMDAPPVMLDLDKCTFCSMCANFCPVNAFRMSAEGDFPEDGLFPVLEGKATINEKCLPCLLCEATCPEDAIDLEIEMQTKEEIAPFKEGEEGEIIIDENKCTLCGLCARFCDAFMLLEKEPGPVDPMPFEQLLVDEDQCDYCVLCADICPEDAIEVKGTRREEAPVIEGSARIDQEKCTVCGWCDIVCPYDAVDITKPFEGELKLIDANINKCDPTGCHACFNVCPSHLWYIPESGQKIAARDDLCTYCGACENACPDNVMEVRRDSVRHSPIPDSPWSKQWEDAIDALVSGKRKRPDNSRVLEMPEEKAKERIDIEFPEIDEKLQEKVKEKMEKLRPALKDVKLRRKWEKRKEGTEQISDIEK, encoded by the coding sequence ATGAGTGAGGAGCTGGAAGAAGAATGTGCTGTAGAGCAGTCCCTTTCTGTGGAAAAGGAAATGGATGTTGAAGGCAGTCACATATTGTATCGGCAAAAAACCGATAAGGGTACCAGAACACTTGATTATGATTACAAAAAGTGTGTTGGTTGTGGCCTTTGTGTCAGGATATGTCCCACTGAGGCCCTTGAAGCAGGCCCTATACATGAGATCGCCACTGGAATGGATGCCCCTCCTGTAATGCTGGATCTTGATAAATGCACATTCTGCTCCATGTGTGCCAACTTCTGTCCCGTAAATGCATTTCGGATGTCTGCAGAAGGTGATTTCCCGGAAGATGGCTTGTTCCCTGTATTGGAAGGAAAGGCAACGATAAATGAAAAATGTCTTCCATGTCTGCTTTGTGAAGCAACCTGTCCCGAGGATGCAATTGATCTCGAAATTGAAATGCAGACCAAGGAGGAAATTGCCCCCTTCAAGGAGGGTGAAGAGGGCGAGATCATCATTGATGAGAATAAGTGTACACTTTGTGGTCTTTGTGCACGTTTTTGTGATGCTTTCATGTTACTTGAAAAGGAACCGGGTCCGGTGGATCCCATGCCTTTTGAGCAACTACTTGTAGATGAGGACCAGTGTGATTACTGTGTATTGTGTGCAGATATCTGTCCGGAAGATGCTATTGAGGTGAAAGGGACAAGACGCGAGGAAGCACCCGTAATAGAGGGTAGTGCCCGGATCGATCAGGAGAAATGCACGGTATGCGGTTGGTGCGATATTGTTTGTCCCTATGATGCAGTGGATATTACCAAACCTTTTGAGGGTGAGTTAAAGCTTATCGATGCAAACATAAACAAATGTGATCCTACAGGTTGTCATGCCTGCTTTAATGTCTGCCCTTCCCATCTCTGGTATATTCCCGAAAGCGGACAGAAAATAGCCGCCAGGGATGATCTCTGCACTTACTGTGGTGCCTGTGAAAACGCCTGTCCTGATAATGTAATGGAAGTGAGAAGAGATAGTGTACGCCATTCCCCGATACCTGATTCCCCCTGGTCAAAACAATGGGAAGATGCTATTGATGCGCTTGTAAGTGGCAAACGTAAAAGGCCAGATAATTCAAGAGTTCTGGAAATGCCTGAAGAAAAGGCAAAGGAGCGCATTGATATCGAATTCCCGGAAATTGATGAAAAATTGCAGGAAAAAGTAAAGGAGAAAATGGAAAAGCTGCGCCCTGCTCTTAAAGATGTGAAATTAAGGCGTAAATGGGAAAAAAGAAAAGAAGGTACAGAGCAAATCTCAGATATCGAAAAATAA
- the hdrA2 gene encoding CoB-CoM heterodisulfide reductase HdrA2: MRIGVYICHCGLNIAGVVDIEALLKQVESLDDVVVASDIQFMCSDSGQDKIAKDIEEHNVERVLVAACTPKLHETTFRKVLEKSGINPFLLEIVNIREQCSWVHMDNPRMATQKAFDLIKMGVAKLKFLKPLKIQSTPVSKEVLVIGGGVAGIEAALDLADTGYKVHMIEKEPTIGGKMALLNEVFPTNDCSICVLAPKMTEVVNHPDIELHTLSEITAIEGSVGNFEITGTTQPRYVSEEKCKGCVDECSRVCPVEIPSRFDSGLGKTRAINIPIPQAVPQVAYIDSDYCVGCGLCAQACPADAVEFEQQTTRFQLNVGAIIIATGYRLFDASRKEEYGYGIYPDVITNMELERLLNASGPTRGRVTCPSTGEVAEEVAFIQCVGSRDESVGNPYCSRVCCMSAMKNAQLLKERYPDIRITIHYIDIRASGEMYEEYYTKTQAKGVDFVRGRVAEIVQEHDGSLSLRYENTLESRIEEKKYDLVILSTGMEADSSAKPIGNMLKMANRPDRFFAVSHPKMKPVDSHINGVFLAGCASGPKEIQVSIAQGSAAASRAMRLLQPGELRTDPLSAHVDSDTCIGCGVCTDVCDYGTIKIENGKAFVDEVSCHGCGTCSAACPVDAISMHHHTDEQVRAQIKAALEVKDEFPLIVAFLCNWCSYASADLAGTSRIQYPTNVRIIKVMCAGRVDPDFVMEAFEMGADGILVAGCRLGECHYVHGNYHAQSRMENLGEALTEAGFDSGRLRVEWISAAEGEKFANTIEDFVDYLKIIGPIGSELEEADR, translated from the coding sequence ATGAGAATAGGAGTATACATTTGTCACTGCGGGCTCAATATTGCAGGTGTAGTCGATATTGAAGCTCTTCTAAAACAGGTAGAATCCCTGGATGATGTTGTGGTCGCATCCGATATCCAGTTCATGTGTTCGGATTCCGGGCAGGATAAAATTGCAAAGGATATTGAAGAACATAATGTTGAACGTGTACTCGTTGCAGCCTGTACTCCTAAACTTCATGAAACTACTTTCCGCAAAGTGCTGGAAAAATCAGGTATCAATCCATTCCTTCTTGAGATTGTTAACATCAGGGAACAGTGTTCCTGGGTGCATATGGATAATCCAAGGATGGCTACCCAGAAAGCTTTTGATCTTATCAAGATGGGTGTGGCAAAACTGAAGTTTCTGAAACCCCTCAAGATCCAGAGTACACCTGTTAGTAAGGAAGTACTTGTAATAGGTGGGGGCGTGGCAGGAATTGAAGCAGCCCTGGATCTTGCCGATACGGGCTATAAAGTCCATATGATTGAAAAAGAGCCCACGATTGGTGGAAAGATGGCTCTTTTAAATGAAGTATTTCCTACAAATGACTGTTCCATCTGTGTCCTTGCCCCAAAGATGACTGAAGTTGTTAACCACCCTGACATCGAACTTCACACTCTTTCCGAAATTACCGCAATTGAAGGATCGGTTGGTAACTTTGAGATTACCGGTACCACTCAGCCTCGCTATGTGTCTGAAGAAAAATGTAAGGGTTGTGTGGATGAATGTTCAAGGGTATGTCCTGTGGAAATTCCTTCCCGGTTTGATAGTGGACTTGGTAAAACCCGGGCAATCAATATTCCTATTCCGCAAGCTGTTCCACAGGTTGCATATATTGATAGTGATTATTGTGTTGGCTGTGGCCTCTGTGCGCAGGCATGTCCTGCAGATGCAGTGGAATTTGAGCAGCAGACCACCCGATTCCAGCTGAACGTGGGAGCAATAATTATCGCCACAGGATATCGCTTGTTTGATGCATCCAGGAAAGAGGAGTATGGGTATGGCATATATCCCGATGTCATTACAAATATGGAACTTGAGCGGCTACTGAATGCTTCCGGACCCACCAGAGGCAGGGTTACCTGTCCTTCAACAGGTGAGGTTGCAGAGGAAGTGGCATTTATACAATGTGTGGGTTCGCGGGATGAATCTGTGGGAAATCCCTATTGTTCCCGGGTTTGTTGCATGTCAGCAATGAAAAATGCCCAGTTGCTAAAAGAGCGCTATCCGGATATCCGAATAACCATTCACTATATTGACATACGTGCCTCGGGAGAGATGTACGAAGAATATTACACCAAAACCCAGGCAAAGGGGGTGGATTTTGTAAGGGGGCGAGTAGCTGAGATTGTGCAGGAACACGATGGTTCCCTTTCCCTGCGGTATGAGAATACCCTGGAATCCAGAATAGAAGAAAAAAAGTACGATCTTGTCATATTATCCACCGGTATGGAAGCTGACTCTTCCGCAAAACCAATTGGGAATATGCTGAAAATGGCAAACCGGCCTGACAGGTTCTTTGCTGTGTCTCATCCCAAGATGAAACCTGTGGATTCACATATCAACGGTGTTTTCCTTGCAGGCTGTGCCTCAGGGCCCAAAGAAATCCAGGTTTCCATTGCACAGGGCAGCGCGGCTGCATCCCGGGCTATGAGACTGCTTCAGCCCGGCGAGCTTCGCACGGATCCCTTAAGCGCTCACGTGGATTCTGATACCTGTATAGGATGTGGTGTCTGTACTGATGTTTGCGATTACGGTACAATCAAAATCGAAAATGGCAAGGCATTTGTTGATGAGGTTTCCTGCCATGGTTGTGGTACCTGCAGTGCAGCCTGTCCTGTGGATGCTATCTCAATGCATCACCATACCGACGAACAGGTTAGGGCACAGATAAAGGCAGCGCTGGAAGTAAAAGATGAGTTTCCCCTGATTGTTGCATTCCTGTGCAACTGGTGCAGTTATGCTTCAGCGGACCTTGCCGGAACATCCCGTATCCAGTATCCCACCAATGTAAGAATTATAAAGGTAATGTGTGCGGGCCGTGTAGATCCTGATTTTGTGATGGAGGCCTTCGAAATGGGTGCAGATGGCATACTTGTTGCCGGCTGTCGTCTCGGCGAATGTCATTATGTGCATGGTAACTATCATGCACAAAGCCGTATGGAAAATCTGGGAGAGGCTCTTACGGAAGCAGGCTTTGATTCCGGTAGGTTGCGTGTTGAATGGATATCAGCTGCAGAAGGGGAAAAATTTGCCAATACGATTGAAGATTTCGTTGATTACCTGAAAATAATAGGTCCGATAGGCTCTGAACTTGAGGAGGCTGACAGATGA
- the trxA gene encoding thioredoxin — translation MMGLGNFIKGLFGKGAPTMSTSEPVTETINTNLYKVNSLAFEQEVVKAETPVVVDCFAKWCAPCKKMAPMFEEVAAEYENQVKFVIIDLDKSKDIAKQYHVVGIPTLLLFDKGEVKEKLVGNTTKDKLKASIEEVFKIKSE, via the coding sequence ATGATGGGACTGGGAAATTTTATCAAAGGACTTTTCGGCAAAGGCGCACCCACAATGTCAACGTCAGAGCCTGTTACGGAGACCATAAATACAAATCTCTATAAAGTTAATTCTCTGGCTTTTGAACAGGAAGTTGTAAAAGCAGAAACTCCTGTCGTTGTCGATTGTTTTGCAAAATGGTGTGCACCCTGTAAGAAAATGGCCCCTATGTTCGAAGAGGTAGCTGCCGAATATGAGAACCAGGTCAAATTTGTAATAATTGACCTCGATAAATCAAAAGATATTGCCAAACAATACCATGTAGTAGGGATTCCAACACTTTTGCTTTTTGACAAAGGGGAAGTAAAAGAAAAACTGGTAGGCAATACCACAAAAGATAAACTTAAAGCATCAATCGAAGAGGTATTCAAAATTAAATCTGAATGA
- a CDS encoding ferredoxin-thioredoxin reductase catalytic domain-containing protein: MVSQEDKVKTKNWVTKYAQKKGYKLNPDPEMLDLVIEGLANNKIKYGKGYCPCRIPSGDEKEDRKIICPCVYHEDEIAADGSCHCDLFFQNEDNGKKEEQQNDSED; encoded by the coding sequence ATGGTCAGTCAAGAAGACAAAGTAAAAACAAAAAACTGGGTTACTAAATATGCTCAAAAGAAAGGGTACAAACTAAACCCCGATCCTGAAATGCTGGATCTGGTAATTGAGGGGCTGGCGAACAACAAAATAAAGTATGGCAAAGGTTACTGTCCCTGCAGAATACCTTCCGGGGATGAGAAGGAAGACAGGAAAATAATCTGTCCCTGCGTCTACCATGAGGATGAAATTGCAGCTGATGGTTCATGCCACTGTGATTTGTTCTTCCAAAACGAAGACAATGGTAAAAAAGAAGAGCAACAAAATGATTCAGAAGACTAA
- a CDS encoding (Fe-S)-binding protein: MANAMEIYQLLPKTNCKKCGKSSCMAFAAALLSREKNLDECTPMLEEEKYSENYTKLKGLVSPAEQASETGMIVHEDRCIGCGNCVVACPVNVAEDPKGAGSGNAPTNERVILKVEDGIVRLSNVEDCRRFGENKRLCSGCIVTCPTKAIEFV; the protein is encoded by the coding sequence ATGGCCAATGCGATGGAAATATACCAGCTTCTCCCAAAGACTAACTGCAAGAAATGTGGTAAATCCTCATGTATGGCCTTTGCTGCAGCCTTGCTTTCCAGGGAGAAAAATCTTGACGAATGTACTCCGATGCTGGAAGAGGAAAAATACAGTGAAAATTATACAAAACTTAAAGGCCTGGTTTCACCTGCAGAGCAAGCTTCAGAAACCGGTATGATTGTACATGAGGACAGATGCATAGGTTGTGGCAATTGTGTTGTCGCCTGTCCAGTAAATGTCGCAGAAGACCCTAAAGGTGCAGGTAGTGGAAATGCACCTACTAACGAAAGGGTGATCCTGAAAGTTGAAGACGGTATTGTACGTCTATCCAACGTGGAGGATTGCCGCAGATTCGGAGAGAACAAAAGACTTTGCAGCGGTTGCATAGTTACCTGCCCTACAAAAGCAATTGAATTTGTCTGA
- a CDS encoding formylmethanofuran dehydrogenase subunit B, with product MEREYHVCTGCALLCDDIELREVENKTIVDSACRKGVAWIKNCQHPLECTVDAKDATTQDAIEKAAEILKNAKNPLVFGMGNSSLNAQEKAIELAKKTNAYIDDTSSFCQGPFVEAILNDKIKSCTLDEVRDNADVIVYWGCDPSNSHPRHLSKYSYFPRGKMRQRGWEEDRTAIAIDVRKSDTAIICEDNFYRIPPKADVEFAQALTEALSGKVPKVNFGMKPKEILELANVLKKAEFGVIFAGLGVVYSMPDLSSMENLLEALNKKTDFHLMPMVGQYNMRGFNHLLFEKTGYINRVSFEGKKTDHGPQCSVVEVLKGKKVDAALIIGSDPLSSLPGSIAANLKEIPTVVIDPCKTFTSQIANVTIPAAVTGVECKGEAIRMDGVKVELTQMKESDKMTDADIIEKIMEVI from the coding sequence TTGGAAAGAGAATACCATGTTTGTACAGGATGCGCCCTTTTGTGTGACGATATAGAACTGAGGGAAGTAGAAAACAAGACCATTGTAGATAGTGCCTGTCGCAAAGGGGTTGCCTGGATAAAAAATTGCCAGCATCCTTTAGAGTGTACTGTGGATGCAAAAGATGCCACAACCCAGGATGCAATTGAAAAGGCAGCTGAAATTCTGAAAAATGCCAAAAACCCCCTCGTATTCGGTATGGGAAATTCGAGTCTTAACGCCCAGGAAAAAGCTATCGAACTGGCAAAAAAAACCAATGCCTACATTGATGATACCTCGTCGTTCTGCCAGGGTCCTTTTGTTGAAGCAATTCTCAATGATAAAATCAAAAGTTGTACACTGGATGAGGTAAGGGACAATGCTGATGTAATTGTATACTGGGGATGTGATCCTTCAAATTCCCACCCCAGACACCTTTCTAAATATTCATATTTCCCCCGGGGAAAAATGCGCCAGAGGGGGTGGGAAGAAGACAGGACAGCAATAGCAATTGATGTACGCAAATCAGATACAGCAATAATATGTGAAGATAATTTTTACCGGATTCCTCCAAAAGCAGACGTCGAATTTGCCCAGGCTTTGACAGAAGCCCTATCCGGAAAGGTGCCAAAGGTAAACTTTGGTATGAAACCAAAAGAAATTCTTGAACTTGCAAACGTACTGAAAAAGGCAGAATTCGGTGTAATATTTGCAGGATTGGGGGTGGTCTATTCCATGCCTGACCTGTCATCAATGGAAAATCTTCTGGAAGCCCTGAACAAGAAGACGGATTTCCATCTGATGCCCATGGTCGGGCAGTATAACATGCGTGGATTTAACCACCTCCTGTTTGAAAAAACAGGCTATATTAACAGGGTAAGTTTTGAAGGGAAAAAAACAGATCATGGGCCCCAGTGTTCAGTTGTGGAGGTTTTGAAAGGGAAAAAGGTCGATGCTGCTCTTATCATCGGTTCAGACCCCCTTTCAAGCCTGCCCGGAAGTATAGCCGCAAATCTCAAAGAAATTCCAACTGTTGTAATTGACCCCTGCAAAACCTTCACTTCCCAGATTGCAAATGTGACAATCCCGGCAGCTGTTACTGGTGTGGAATGCAAAGGGGAAGCAATTCGGATGGATGGCGTCAAAGTAGAACTAACACAAATGAAAGAATCGGATAAAATGACCGATGCAGATATCATTGAAAAAATAATGGAGGTCATATGA
- a CDS encoding molybdopterin dinucleotide binding domain-containing protein, producing the protein MMGFDQFLSSPEMEIIIITHRDIFQSAANSDSRFSDDYANLTAIIRLDKQDMKKAGLKEGNLVTIESSAGKVVVKALQSTYEEPHPGTAYMVNGPWVNALVSAETSGTGVPSFKYIEAKMIKSKESSITSFE; encoded by the coding sequence ATGATGGGTTTTGATCAGTTCCTTTCATCTCCTGAAATGGAAATCATCATTATCACTCATCGTGATATCTTCCAGAGTGCAGCAAATAGTGATAGCCGTTTTTCAGATGATTATGCAAACCTCACAGCAATAATCCGTCTTGATAAGCAGGACATGAAAAAAGCTGGACTGAAGGAAGGCAATCTTGTAACTATTGAAAGCAGTGCAGGGAAAGTAGTTGTAAAAGCCCTCCAATCCACCTATGAAGAACCACATCCTGGCACCGCTTATATGGTAAATGGACCCTGGGTAAATGCACTTGTATCTGCTGAAACAAGCGGCACAGGAGTACCTTCATTCAAGTATATAGAAGCAAAAATGATAAAATCAAAGGAAAGTTCAATAACTTCCTTTGAATAA
- a CDS encoding methanogenesis marker 8 protein: MPHVMELLGKTRIVVRDGKVIEVGEPTVKWCPIFDKVRGIKEITPEAARENMEFRIKDFGLFTPERKLEQDVFVGFGASEVMMTGLNRDMLDTTVTVCDGAGTVITNNPKLVQGMGARISGLIETEPIDVIINGIAEKGGIVLDPSTAEINPEGGLLKAAKLGYKRIAVTVVHSENAARLRQLEAEGELDLLIIAAHTTGLGKEEAMELFQHVDITTGCASRQIRELIKPLAQVGTAVPLFALTQKGKEMLLERAKEVESPVLINTMPLPVLPEHKQPRELV, encoded by the coding sequence ATGCCGCATGTAATGGAATTGTTGGGAAAAACCCGGATTGTTGTAAGAGATGGCAAAGTCATCGAGGTTGGGGAGCCTACCGTAAAATGGTGTCCCATTTTTGATAAGGTGCGTGGAATTAAGGAAATTACTCCAGAAGCTGCGCGAGAAAATATGGAATTTCGGATAAAGGATTTTGGTCTTTTCACACCCGAAAGGAAACTGGAGCAGGATGTTTTCGTAGGATTCGGTGCTTCTGAAGTCATGATGACCGGCCTGAACCGGGACATGCTTGATACTACTGTCACCGTGTGCGACGGAGCGGGTACTGTGATCACGAACAACCCGAAACTTGTACAGGGAATGGGTGCCCGTATCTCAGGACTGATTGAAACAGAACCCATTGATGTCATAATTAATGGTATTGCAGAAAAGGGTGGAATTGTATTGGATCCATCAACTGCTGAAATAAACCCGGAGGGAGGCTTATTGAAGGCAGCTAAACTGGGATACAAGAGAATTGCAGTCACTGTGGTCCATTCCGAAAATGCAGCACGCCTGAGACAACTTGAAGCTGAAGGTGAATTGGACCTGCTAATCATTGCGGCACATACTACCGGTCTGGGAAAAGAGGAAGCAATGGAACTTTTCCAGCATGTGGACATTACGACAGGGTGTGCTTCCCGCCAGATACGGGAATTAATAAAACCCCTTGCACAGGTAGGTACGGCAGTACCTCTTTTTGCATTAACACAAAAGGGTAAGGAAATGCTGCTTGAAAGGGCAAAGGAAGTGGAATCCCCTGTCCTTATAAATACAATGCCCCTGCCAGTGTTACCGGAACATAAACAGCCCCGGGAACTTGTCTGA
- a CDS encoding phenylacetate--CoA ligase family protein: MKYWQPEYETMKKDEMRQLQLKRLKKTAASVYENVPFYNDKFKALGVSPENINSVDDITNLPITKKPDLRANYPFGLFATPNNDVVRIHASSGTSGKPTVVGYTENDIRTWADMMARDLKMVGVGPDDVFQNSLNYGLFTGGLGFHNGAERLGAMTVPAGTGNTARQLEMMQDFGVTVINCTPSYALYLAETAEEMDILDKLSLRIGTFGGEPWSSNTRKDIENVFGMKAYDSYGLSELIGPGVAFECEEQDGLHIWDDHFLVEVLDSNGEQVAEGEKGELVLTSLTKEAFPVIRYHTGDITRLLESECACGRTSTRISRIMGRADDMLIVRGINVFPSQIEDVLVGINEITDQFQILLKRNAHKMDEITVRVELSDNAFTGELKDLAAVKKHVENELKSVLNIRTNVDLVEKGTIPRTCGKAKRVIDHREAL; the protein is encoded by the coding sequence ATGAAATACTGGCAGCCAGAATATGAAACCATGAAAAAAGATGAAATGCGCCAATTACAGTTAAAACGACTAAAAAAAACGGCTGCAAGCGTCTATGAAAACGTTCCTTTCTACAATGACAAATTTAAAGCACTTGGTGTCTCCCCTGAAAATATCAATTCAGTTGATGATATCACAAATCTTCCCATAACAAAAAAACCCGATCTACGTGCCAACTATCCTTTCGGACTTTTCGCAACTCCTAACAATGATGTAGTCCGTATTCATGCATCCTCAGGAACCAGTGGAAAACCTACGGTTGTCGGATATACAGAAAATGATATTCGTACATGGGCAGACATGATGGCCCGTGATCTCAAAATGGTAGGAGTTGGACCGGATGATGTTTTCCAGAATTCCCTGAATTATGGCCTTTTCACCGGAGGGCTGGGCTTTCATAACGGTGCTGAAAGGCTTGGTGCAATGACCGTTCCTGCGGGCACCGGCAATACTGCAAGACAACTTGAAATGATGCAGGATTTTGGAGTAACTGTAATTAATTGTACTCCTTCTTACGCTCTCTATCTTGCTGAAACCGCAGAAGAGATGGATATTCTGGATAAACTTTCATTACGTATAGGCACCTTTGGAGGAGAACCCTGGTCATCCAACACACGAAAAGATATTGAGAATGTCTTTGGAATGAAAGCTTATGATTCTTATGGTCTATCTGAACTTATCGGTCCCGGGGTTGCTTTTGAGTGTGAAGAGCAGGATGGGTTGCATATATGGGATGATCATTTCCTTGTAGAGGTACTGGATTCGAATGGTGAACAGGTGGCAGAGGGGGAAAAAGGTGAACTTGTCCTGACCTCCCTCACCAAGGAAGCCTTCCCCGTCATACGCTATCATACAGGTGATATTACCCGATTGCTTGAATCCGAATGTGCATGCGGAAGAACAAGCACCCGGATTTCCCGTATAATGGGCCGGGCAGACGATATGTTAATCGTACGCGGGATTAATGTATTCCCATCCCAGATTGAGGATGTGCTTGTGGGTATCAATGAGATTACCGATCAGTTTCAGATACTGCTCAAACGTAATGCACATAAGATGGATGAAATTACTGTCAGGGTGGAACTTTCTGACAATGCTTTTACAGGGGAACTGAAAGATCTGGCTGCTGTTAAAAAACATGTCGAAAATGAACTTAAAAGTGTACTGAATATACGCACCAATGTTGATCTTGTGGAAAAAGGTACTATTCCTCGCACCTGCGGAAAAGCAAAACGCGTAATAGATCATCGTGAAGCACTCTAA